TAGCCTCCACCCGGCATAATATCGGTTATGCTTATTCTTAAAATTTTTCTTTTAGTAAATACGATTTTTGCCTCGGAGTTTGATTCTGCTATTAACAAAAGCAAAATTTCTCGGGACCACCTTGGATTATGGATCAAGGGGCCCGACAAAAGCCTTCAGTTGAATTCCGAAAAAGCCTTCACGCCGGCTTCGCTGAGTAAAATCATAACCGCCGGCGCGGCGATGGATGAACTCGGACTAGAGCATCGCTTCGAAACGAAAATATATAAAGAGGGTCCCATCAGTCATGGGGTGCTCAAGGGAGATCTGTATCTGCAGGGGGGAGGAGATCCGGCCCTGGTTTCTGAATCGTACTGGTCGATCATCAACG
The Bdellovibrionales bacterium DNA segment above includes these coding regions:
- a CDS encoding D-alanyl-D-alanine carboxypeptidase, which codes for MLILKIFLLVNTIFASEFDSAINKSKISRDHLGLWIKGPDKSLQLNSEKAFTPASLSKIITAGAAMDELGLEHRFETKIYKEGPISHGVLKGDLYLQGGGDPALVSESYWSIINELKRTGLKSIEGQLYVDDYLYEQNRYSEGRQDTRVDRAYDAPIGALSFNWNSVNVYVRPG